The Anaerolineae bacterium DNA segment AGAATATTGGCCTGAAACTCGATTGTTAAGGTTCAAATTCAATCCCTGGCTTCGACCAGGTTAGTTTACTTTGTCTAAATACGAGATACTTTTGGGGGCACTAATTTGTGGTCTGAGATTATCGTCGTCCGTCTTAAATTATAGAAAGCGGAAGGAGTTGATGGGTTGAAACTGATCACGCCCCCTAAACAATCGCATGCGCTTTTTGCAGTTGTTGCATCCGCCAATAGACTCCTTTGGCCTGCAACAACTCCTGGGGTTGGCCTTGTTCAACAACCCGCCCCGCTTGCAGTACCAATACTTCATCGGCTGTTTCCGGGCCGGGCAGGCGGTGAGTGATGAGCAACGTGGTCCGGCCTTGCCGCAAGGTCTGGATGGTGCGCATGATCTCTTGTTCCACCAGCGGGTCCAGGTGGGTGGTTGGTTCGTCCAAAATCAGGAGGGGCGCATCTTTGAGCAGGGCGCGGGCGATAGCCAGCCTTTGCCGCTCGCCGCCGCTCAAGCGCAAACCCTGTTCGCCAATCCAGGTATCGTAGCCCTGGGGCAGAGCCTGGATGAACGCATGCAGTTGAGCCTGGCGGGCGGCTTGAATCAATTCCTCATCGCTGGCCTCGGGCCGGGCCAAAAGCAGGTTTTGTTTGATAGTTCCGTTAAACAAGTGCGTTCGCTGCGAAACAACGCCCATCAACCGCCGAATGTCCTCGGGCCGGTACCGGCGTAAATTGTGCCCGCCCAAATAAATTTCCCCGGCCTGATACTCCCAAAATCGCAGTAACAAATTGACCAGGGTTGACTTGCCCGCCCCGTTTGGGCCAACAATCGCCAGGCAGCGGCCAGGGGGTAACTCAAAACTGATGCCGTTGAGGGCTGGCGGGTCTTGCGGCCGGTAGCGGAAGCGCAAATCTTTGACCCTCAAACCGCAATCTTGCGGCTGCGGCGAGGTCGCGGTTATGGCCGGTATCTCTGGCTCGGCGTCAACAATTTCAAAGAGCCGGTCTGCGGCTTTGAGGCTTGCGGCCAGGTGCTGCCAGGCTTCCGGCAATGGGATCACTGCCTCAAAGCTGGCCATAACCGCCAGGGCCAACACCGCCAGGTAAAGGCCATTCACCTGCCCCCGGTTGACCAGGGGAATGGCGGCCAGCAGAAGGGCGATGGTGGCCCAATTGACGAGCAGGCCGGAGAGAGCCGTGTGTAA contains these protein-coding regions:
- the cydC gene encoding thiol reductant ABC exporter subunit CydC, translating into MPTSLRLLKLIAPCKWWSALAALLGFATIGSSIGLMATSAYLISKAALHPSIAALQVAIVGVRFFGLSRGVFRYLERYVSHQTTFRLLAQLRTWFYQRLEPLAPARLGQYRSGDLLTRIVADIESLEHFYVRVIAPPVVAGLVAGLMWLWLASFDVWLAITTLGFLLLAGIGIPLLTHCLSRNIGPRLVTTRAELNATQIEGIQGLADLLVVGGANRHQKKVRHLSGRLIKLQERMARITGLHTALSGLLVNWATIALLLAAIPLVNRGQVNGLYLAVLALAVMASFEAVIPLPEAWQHLAASLKAADRLFEIVDAEPEIPAITATSPQPQDCGLRVKDLRFRYRPQDPPALNGISFELPPGRCLAIVGPNGAGKSTLVNLLLRFWEYQAGEIYLGGHNLRRYRPEDIRRLMGVVSQRTHLFNGTIKQNLLLARPEASDEELIQAARQAQLHAFIQALPQGYDTWIGEQGLRLSGGERQRLAIARALLKDAPLLILDEPTTHLDPLVEQEIMRTIQTLRQGRTTLLITHRLPGPETADEVLVLQAGRVVEQGQPQELLQAKGVYWRMQQLQKAHAIV